A single window of Carassius auratus strain Wakin chromosome 9, ASM336829v1, whole genome shotgun sequence DNA harbors:
- the LOC113108547 gene encoding AF4/FMR2 family member 3-like isoform X2, which yields MEDMTQSWPYQQPPGEGGTQHFLYSHSKEGKQPNSRHRLVRDGVSMRMPSRPLVAPHKSMLADDLKLSSDEDDKDEGSEQTTSWADNDRLSGQQQRHTHTHVGRVRHSSSGSSGSDPSSEWESDHSQRSRSPSPGTHNRCRTPTQQRTLNCSTETESPPSTQWQLDRWLEKVPKNHQSSDHDPGGGQQRTAKSDCGRGPSPGRYWSRDSESRRDYSPCESPVPSPKFDYSPRNSPHPSPEYSPCPSPGISLVPSPVPSVCPSPGDSFQGSRSPSPLHPPRSPSPSFSFTAVPSQGTYPQVQPPQQESPRHNGRSTVGSNPAYRPKVRPWVPPDHSANQRKEFRPKDSRSRDSLSKHSRPGPPQQPHHSKHSSTEKPHKDLKHKLESKNSESTSKQRFNSPSNPISKHLSKQRPSISPKPQASQSTDDHSIEHNHRSNETTAVSIHSSHSKSGHSSHFNTLKSSDRGPSSKSRDSSQSEVNSRSSHSSKIKSFPDTKQSRSKQTAQKSSSPKPKTKLGEASVSRTGHSQKDPKPREKELEVDSRGNAQGATLVQTGKEQRRRRLAEEQVIRRRWVLSSEEEEDKEDRRTEEGERERKRRRRREQEVEWKAVQPKQRPHTNSQHHTQKEYNGHNLEEQSKKKRRWSNEDISSGLHVTDTSPSPPLSPPLPTPVNKPTHPSSSTSSSSSSSSSSSSSSDSDSESSPPRNVAKVPADSTSNQKTVSKRRLEKQGSGTGAHPHGSSLNTPETQGRGRHKLYTLVPFGRTEKSPTVAHRGLKKLVVRIDLSLLGRVPSADEITERQSSSSALSTGKAKEKPSMKHLDQLPGDGRSKRKAENGDAQRENKRNPSRADKLPVSVHSEIEETLNKQNGSQDDYFYSKRPVSPLSPPSGILELSKPSVKAQHAEKYNTPPEKDKDSTPQKSQVQKTQPKVEVECVGVSGPLQSLSGSLVPPSNLPLHYRGTVPISDVSHHAEYYMHEAKRLKHRADAMVDKLGKAVNYVDAALSFMECGKAMEEGPLESKSPYTMYAETVELIRYAMKLKSHAGPGASQEDKQLAVLCFRCLALLYWQMFRLKKDNALKYSKVLMDYFKSSPKGPHKPPPWNSAGKESVAPASICSVNIMGSHTGSSRSSAISIPHRIHQMAANHLNITNSVLYSYEYWEVAETLAKENKEFFNYLNTLTGPLTLHSSMAHIVQYTRQGLQWIRISANLS from the exons ATGGAA GACATGACCCAGTCCTGGCCTTACCAGCAGCCCCCAGGGGAAGGGGGCACTCAGCATTTCCTGTACTCACACTCAAAG GAGGGAAAGCAGCCCAATTCACGACACAGACTTG TGAGGGATGGTGTCTCTATGAGGATGCCCTCACGTCCACTCGTGGCCCCTCATAAATC CATGCTCGCTGATGACCTGAAGCTCAGCAGTGACGAAGATGACAAGGATGAG GGAAGTGAGCAAACAACTTCCTGGGCTGATAATGACCG CTTGTCAGGCCAGCAGcagcgccacacacacacacatgtcggAAGAGTGAGACATTCTAGCTCAGGGTCTTCAGGATCAGACCCCTCCAGTGAATGGGAAAGCGATCACAGCCAGCGATCACGCAGCCCGAGCCCAGGGACGCACAACCGGTGCAGGACACCGACCCAGCAGCGGACCTTAAACTGCAGCACAGAG ACGGAGAGTCCACCATCCACACAATGGCAGCTGGACAGGTGGCTTGAGAAAGTCCCTAAAAATCATCAGTCATCTGACCACGACCCAGGTGGAGGACAGCAACGGACTGCGAAATCTGACTGTGGCCGAGGACCATCACCTGGAAGATACTGGAGCAGAGACTCTGAATCCAGACGGGATTACAGTCCATGTGAAAGTCCAGTCCCAAGTCCAAAATTTGACTACAGCCCCAGAAACAGTCCTCATCCCAGTCCAGAATACAGTCCATGCCCCAGTCCAGGAATTAGCCTTGTGCCGAGCCCAGTGCCAAGTGTGTGCCCAAGTCCAGGAGACAGCTTCCAAGGGAGTCGAAGTCCCAGCCCTTTACACCCTCCCAGAAGCCCCAGTCCAAGTTTCTCCTTCACCGCAGTACCTAGTCAAGGTACATATCCTCAGGTCCAGCCACCTCAACAAGAAAGTCCCAGGCATAATGGACGGTCAACCGTTGGCTCTAATCCAGCATACCGGCCCAAAGTAAGGCCATGGGTGCCTCCGGACCACAGTGCCAACCAGAGAAAGGAGTTTAGACCCAAAGACTCTAGATCCAGAGACTCTCTATCCAAACACTCCAGGCCTGGTCCTCCTCAACAACCCCATCATTCCAAGCACAGCTCAACAGAAAAGCCACACAAGGATCTCAAACACAAGCTTGAAAGCAAAAACTCTGAATCAACAAGCAAGCAAAGGTTTAACTCACCTTCAAACcccatttcaaagcatttatcAAAGCAAAGACCAAGCATTAGCCCAAAACCACAAGCCAGTCAATCTACAGATGACCATAGTATTGAACATAATCACAGAAGCAATGAAACTACAGCAGTGTCAATCCACAGTTCACATTCCAAATCAGGCCATTCTTCTCATTTTAATACTCTAAAGAGCTCCGACCGAGGTCCCTCGTCAAAGTCCAGGGACTCTTCCCAAAGCGAAGTCAACAGTCGATCTAGTCACAGCTCGAAGATTAAATCTTTTCCAGATACAAAGCAGTCAAGATCTAAACAGACTGCCCAAAAGAGTTCCAGCCCAAAGCCCAAGACCAAACTAGGGGAGGCCTCAGTGTCCAGAACCGGGCATTCCCAAAAAGATCCAAAGCCCAGAGAGAAAGAGCTAGAGGTGGACAGCCGAGGTAATGCACAGGGAGCAACCCTGGTGCAGACCGGCAAGGAACAGAGACGAAGAAGACTGGCGGAGGAGCAAGTGATAAGGCGTCGCTGGGTTCTGAGTTCTGAAGAAGAGGAAGACAAGGAAGATAGGAGAACAGAGGAAGGGGAAAGAGAGAGGaaacggaggaggaggagggagcaGGAAGTTGAATGGAAGGCAGTGCAGCCCAAGCAAAGACCTCACACCAACAGCCAGCATCACACCCAAAAGGAATACAATGGACACAATCTTGAGGAACAGAGCAAGAAGAAGAGAAGGTGGAGCAATGAGGACATTTCCTCAGGTCTTCATGTGACTGACACTAGCCCTTCTCCTCCACTTTCTCCACCTTTGCCTACTCCTGTCAACAAGCCCACTCACCCATCATCTTccacttcctcctcctcctcatcctcttcatcctcatcttctTCCTCTGATTCAGACTCTGAGTCTAGTCCACCCCGGAATGTTGCCAAAGTCCCTGCAGATTCAACGTCAAACCAAAAAACTGTGTCAAAAAGGAGGCTTGAGAAACAGGGTTCGGGCACTGGTGCTCACCCCCATGGGTCGAGCTTAAACACACCTGAGACTCAAGGTCGGGGCAGACACAAACTCTACACATTGGTGCCTTTTGGCCGAACTGAAAAGTCCCCCACTGTTGCACATCGAGGCCTGAAAAAGCTTGTTGTGAGGATAGACCTCTCGCTTCTGGGTAGAGTCCCTAGTGCAGATGAGATTACAGAGAGACAGTCCTCGTCTTCAGCTTTGTCAACGGGAAAGGCAAAAGAAAAGCCATCGATGAAACACTTGGACCAACTGCCTGGAGATGGCAGAAGTAAAAGAAAA GCTGAAAATGGAGACGCTCAAAGAGAGAATAAGAGAAATCCCTCTCGTGCAGATAAACTACCAGTGTCAGTCCACAGCGAGATTGAGGAAACCCTCAACAAACAAAACGG AAGTCAGGATGATTACTTTTATTCCAAGAGGCCTGTATCCCCATTGTCTCCTCCATCCGGCATACTGGAGCTCTCAAAACCCTCAGTAAAAGCTCAGCATGCAGAGAAGTACAACACACCTCCAGAAAAAGACAAAGATTCAACACCTCAGAAATCACAG GTTCAGAAGACACAGCCCAAGGTAGAGGTGGAGTGTGTGGGGGTGTCAGGACCCCTCCAGTCTCTCTCTGGATCGCTGGTTCCTCCCTCAAACCTTCCGCTTCACTACAGAGGAACTGTACCTATCAGTGATGT CTCTCATCATGCTGAGTACTACATGCATGAAGCCAAGAGGTTGAAACATCGAGCAGATGCTATG GTGGATAAGCTAGGAAAAGCTGTGAATTATGTGGATGCTGCTTTGTCCTTTATGGAGTGCGGTAAAGCCATGGAAGAAGGACCACTGGAGTCCAAGTCCCCTTACACCATGTATGCTGAAACTGTGGAGCTCATAAG ATACGCTATGAAACTTAAGAGTCACGCCGGGCCTGGAGCCAGCCAGGAAGACAAACAGCTAGCTGTACTATG TTTCCGCTGTCTTGCTCTTCTTTACTGGCAAATGTTCAGACTTAAAAAGGACAACGCTCTAAAATACTCCAAAGTCCTGATGGACTACTTCAAG AGCTCTCCAAAAGGACCTCATAAACCCCCTCCTTGGAACAGTGCTGGAAA GGAATCTGTAGCTCCTGCCTCTATTTGCTCTGTCAATATAATGGGATCTCACACAGGGAGCTCACGGAGCAGTGCTATTAGCATTCCCCATCGCAtccaccagatggcagcaaatcACCTCAACATTACCAACAGTGTCCTGTACAGTTATGAGTACTGGGAAGTGGCTGAGACCCTGGCCAAAGAAAACAAAG AATTTTTCAACTATCTGAACACACTGACTGGGCCCCTGACTCTACATAGCAGCATGGCCCATATCGTCCAGTACACCAGGCAAGGGTTGCAGTGGATCCGGATCAGTGCTAATCTATCATAA
- the LOC113108547 gene encoding AF4/FMR2 family member 3-like isoform X1, with translation MPTIYGSKGKLASVCFMLQHASQDMTQSWPYQQPPGEGGTQHFLYSHSKEGKQPNSRHRLVRDGVSMRMPSRPLVAPHKSMLADDLKLSSDEDDKDEGSEQTTSWADNDRLSGQQQRHTHTHVGRVRHSSSGSSGSDPSSEWESDHSQRSRSPSPGTHNRCRTPTQQRTLNCSTETESPPSTQWQLDRWLEKVPKNHQSSDHDPGGGQQRTAKSDCGRGPSPGRYWSRDSESRRDYSPCESPVPSPKFDYSPRNSPHPSPEYSPCPSPGISLVPSPVPSVCPSPGDSFQGSRSPSPLHPPRSPSPSFSFTAVPSQGTYPQVQPPQQESPRHNGRSTVGSNPAYRPKVRPWVPPDHSANQRKEFRPKDSRSRDSLSKHSRPGPPQQPHHSKHSSTEKPHKDLKHKLESKNSESTSKQRFNSPSNPISKHLSKQRPSISPKPQASQSTDDHSIEHNHRSNETTAVSIHSSHSKSGHSSHFNTLKSSDRGPSSKSRDSSQSEVNSRSSHSSKIKSFPDTKQSRSKQTAQKSSSPKPKTKLGEASVSRTGHSQKDPKPREKELEVDSRGNAQGATLVQTGKEQRRRRLAEEQVIRRRWVLSSEEEEDKEDRRTEEGERERKRRRRREQEVEWKAVQPKQRPHTNSQHHTQKEYNGHNLEEQSKKKRRWSNEDISSGLHVTDTSPSPPLSPPLPTPVNKPTHPSSSTSSSSSSSSSSSSSSDSDSESSPPRNVAKVPADSTSNQKTVSKRRLEKQGSGTGAHPHGSSLNTPETQGRGRHKLYTLVPFGRTEKSPTVAHRGLKKLVVRIDLSLLGRVPSADEITERQSSSSALSTGKAKEKPSMKHLDQLPGDGRSKRKAENGDAQRENKRNPSRADKLPVSVHSEIEETLNKQNGSQDDYFYSKRPVSPLSPPSGILELSKPSVKAQHAEKYNTPPEKDKDSTPQKSQVQKTQPKVEVECVGVSGPLQSLSGSLVPPSNLPLHYRGTVPISDVSHHAEYYMHEAKRLKHRADAMVDKLGKAVNYVDAALSFMECGKAMEEGPLESKSPYTMYAETVELIRYAMKLKSHAGPGASQEDKQLAVLCFRCLALLYWQMFRLKKDNALKYSKVLMDYFKSSPKGPHKPPPWNSAGKESVAPASICSVNIMGSHTGSSRSSAISIPHRIHQMAANHLNITNSVLYSYEYWEVAETLAKENKEFFNYLNTLTGPLTLHSSMAHIVQYTRQGLQWIRISANLS, from the exons ATGCCTACCATTTATGGAAGTAAGGGAAAACTTGCAAGTGTTTGTTTCATGCTTCAGCACGCCTCCCAG GACATGACCCAGTCCTGGCCTTACCAGCAGCCCCCAGGGGAAGGGGGCACTCAGCATTTCCTGTACTCACACTCAAAG GAGGGAAAGCAGCCCAATTCACGACACAGACTTG TGAGGGATGGTGTCTCTATGAGGATGCCCTCACGTCCACTCGTGGCCCCTCATAAATC CATGCTCGCTGATGACCTGAAGCTCAGCAGTGACGAAGATGACAAGGATGAG GGAAGTGAGCAAACAACTTCCTGGGCTGATAATGACCG CTTGTCAGGCCAGCAGcagcgccacacacacacacatgtcggAAGAGTGAGACATTCTAGCTCAGGGTCTTCAGGATCAGACCCCTCCAGTGAATGGGAAAGCGATCACAGCCAGCGATCACGCAGCCCGAGCCCAGGGACGCACAACCGGTGCAGGACACCGACCCAGCAGCGGACCTTAAACTGCAGCACAGAG ACGGAGAGTCCACCATCCACACAATGGCAGCTGGACAGGTGGCTTGAGAAAGTCCCTAAAAATCATCAGTCATCTGACCACGACCCAGGTGGAGGACAGCAACGGACTGCGAAATCTGACTGTGGCCGAGGACCATCACCTGGAAGATACTGGAGCAGAGACTCTGAATCCAGACGGGATTACAGTCCATGTGAAAGTCCAGTCCCAAGTCCAAAATTTGACTACAGCCCCAGAAACAGTCCTCATCCCAGTCCAGAATACAGTCCATGCCCCAGTCCAGGAATTAGCCTTGTGCCGAGCCCAGTGCCAAGTGTGTGCCCAAGTCCAGGAGACAGCTTCCAAGGGAGTCGAAGTCCCAGCCCTTTACACCCTCCCAGAAGCCCCAGTCCAAGTTTCTCCTTCACCGCAGTACCTAGTCAAGGTACATATCCTCAGGTCCAGCCACCTCAACAAGAAAGTCCCAGGCATAATGGACGGTCAACCGTTGGCTCTAATCCAGCATACCGGCCCAAAGTAAGGCCATGGGTGCCTCCGGACCACAGTGCCAACCAGAGAAAGGAGTTTAGACCCAAAGACTCTAGATCCAGAGACTCTCTATCCAAACACTCCAGGCCTGGTCCTCCTCAACAACCCCATCATTCCAAGCACAGCTCAACAGAAAAGCCACACAAGGATCTCAAACACAAGCTTGAAAGCAAAAACTCTGAATCAACAAGCAAGCAAAGGTTTAACTCACCTTCAAACcccatttcaaagcatttatcAAAGCAAAGACCAAGCATTAGCCCAAAACCACAAGCCAGTCAATCTACAGATGACCATAGTATTGAACATAATCACAGAAGCAATGAAACTACAGCAGTGTCAATCCACAGTTCACATTCCAAATCAGGCCATTCTTCTCATTTTAATACTCTAAAGAGCTCCGACCGAGGTCCCTCGTCAAAGTCCAGGGACTCTTCCCAAAGCGAAGTCAACAGTCGATCTAGTCACAGCTCGAAGATTAAATCTTTTCCAGATACAAAGCAGTCAAGATCTAAACAGACTGCCCAAAAGAGTTCCAGCCCAAAGCCCAAGACCAAACTAGGGGAGGCCTCAGTGTCCAGAACCGGGCATTCCCAAAAAGATCCAAAGCCCAGAGAGAAAGAGCTAGAGGTGGACAGCCGAGGTAATGCACAGGGAGCAACCCTGGTGCAGACCGGCAAGGAACAGAGACGAAGAAGACTGGCGGAGGAGCAAGTGATAAGGCGTCGCTGGGTTCTGAGTTCTGAAGAAGAGGAAGACAAGGAAGATAGGAGAACAGAGGAAGGGGAAAGAGAGAGGaaacggaggaggaggagggagcaGGAAGTTGAATGGAAGGCAGTGCAGCCCAAGCAAAGACCTCACACCAACAGCCAGCATCACACCCAAAAGGAATACAATGGACACAATCTTGAGGAACAGAGCAAGAAGAAGAGAAGGTGGAGCAATGAGGACATTTCCTCAGGTCTTCATGTGACTGACACTAGCCCTTCTCCTCCACTTTCTCCACCTTTGCCTACTCCTGTCAACAAGCCCACTCACCCATCATCTTccacttcctcctcctcctcatcctcttcatcctcatcttctTCCTCTGATTCAGACTCTGAGTCTAGTCCACCCCGGAATGTTGCCAAAGTCCCTGCAGATTCAACGTCAAACCAAAAAACTGTGTCAAAAAGGAGGCTTGAGAAACAGGGTTCGGGCACTGGTGCTCACCCCCATGGGTCGAGCTTAAACACACCTGAGACTCAAGGTCGGGGCAGACACAAACTCTACACATTGGTGCCTTTTGGCCGAACTGAAAAGTCCCCCACTGTTGCACATCGAGGCCTGAAAAAGCTTGTTGTGAGGATAGACCTCTCGCTTCTGGGTAGAGTCCCTAGTGCAGATGAGATTACAGAGAGACAGTCCTCGTCTTCAGCTTTGTCAACGGGAAAGGCAAAAGAAAAGCCATCGATGAAACACTTGGACCAACTGCCTGGAGATGGCAGAAGTAAAAGAAAA GCTGAAAATGGAGACGCTCAAAGAGAGAATAAGAGAAATCCCTCTCGTGCAGATAAACTACCAGTGTCAGTCCACAGCGAGATTGAGGAAACCCTCAACAAACAAAACGG AAGTCAGGATGATTACTTTTATTCCAAGAGGCCTGTATCCCCATTGTCTCCTCCATCCGGCATACTGGAGCTCTCAAAACCCTCAGTAAAAGCTCAGCATGCAGAGAAGTACAACACACCTCCAGAAAAAGACAAAGATTCAACACCTCAGAAATCACAG GTTCAGAAGACACAGCCCAAGGTAGAGGTGGAGTGTGTGGGGGTGTCAGGACCCCTCCAGTCTCTCTCTGGATCGCTGGTTCCTCCCTCAAACCTTCCGCTTCACTACAGAGGAACTGTACCTATCAGTGATGT CTCTCATCATGCTGAGTACTACATGCATGAAGCCAAGAGGTTGAAACATCGAGCAGATGCTATG GTGGATAAGCTAGGAAAAGCTGTGAATTATGTGGATGCTGCTTTGTCCTTTATGGAGTGCGGTAAAGCCATGGAAGAAGGACCACTGGAGTCCAAGTCCCCTTACACCATGTATGCTGAAACTGTGGAGCTCATAAG ATACGCTATGAAACTTAAGAGTCACGCCGGGCCTGGAGCCAGCCAGGAAGACAAACAGCTAGCTGTACTATG TTTCCGCTGTCTTGCTCTTCTTTACTGGCAAATGTTCAGACTTAAAAAGGACAACGCTCTAAAATACTCCAAAGTCCTGATGGACTACTTCAAG AGCTCTCCAAAAGGACCTCATAAACCCCCTCCTTGGAACAGTGCTGGAAA GGAATCTGTAGCTCCTGCCTCTATTTGCTCTGTCAATATAATGGGATCTCACACAGGGAGCTCACGGAGCAGTGCTATTAGCATTCCCCATCGCAtccaccagatggcagcaaatcACCTCAACATTACCAACAGTGTCCTGTACAGTTATGAGTACTGGGAAGTGGCTGAGACCCTGGCCAAAGAAAACAAAG AATTTTTCAACTATCTGAACACACTGACTGGGCCCCTGACTCTACATAGCAGCATGGCCCATATCGTCCAGTACACCAGGCAAGGGTTGCAGTGGATCCGGATCAGTGCTAATCTATCATAA
- the LOC113108547 gene encoding AF4/FMR2 family member 3-like isoform X3 produces the protein MTQSWPYQQPPGEGGTQHFLYSHSKEGKQPNSRHRLVRDGVSMRMPSRPLVAPHKSMLADDLKLSSDEDDKDEGSEQTTSWADNDRLSGQQQRHTHTHVGRVRHSSSGSSGSDPSSEWESDHSQRSRSPSPGTHNRCRTPTQQRTLNCSTETESPPSTQWQLDRWLEKVPKNHQSSDHDPGGGQQRTAKSDCGRGPSPGRYWSRDSESRRDYSPCESPVPSPKFDYSPRNSPHPSPEYSPCPSPGISLVPSPVPSVCPSPGDSFQGSRSPSPLHPPRSPSPSFSFTAVPSQGTYPQVQPPQQESPRHNGRSTVGSNPAYRPKVRPWVPPDHSANQRKEFRPKDSRSRDSLSKHSRPGPPQQPHHSKHSSTEKPHKDLKHKLESKNSESTSKQRFNSPSNPISKHLSKQRPSISPKPQASQSTDDHSIEHNHRSNETTAVSIHSSHSKSGHSSHFNTLKSSDRGPSSKSRDSSQSEVNSRSSHSSKIKSFPDTKQSRSKQTAQKSSSPKPKTKLGEASVSRTGHSQKDPKPREKELEVDSRGNAQGATLVQTGKEQRRRRLAEEQVIRRRWVLSSEEEEDKEDRRTEEGERERKRRRRREQEVEWKAVQPKQRPHTNSQHHTQKEYNGHNLEEQSKKKRRWSNEDISSGLHVTDTSPSPPLSPPLPTPVNKPTHPSSSTSSSSSSSSSSSSSSDSDSESSPPRNVAKVPADSTSNQKTVSKRRLEKQGSGTGAHPHGSSLNTPETQGRGRHKLYTLVPFGRTEKSPTVAHRGLKKLVVRIDLSLLGRVPSADEITERQSSSSALSTGKAKEKPSMKHLDQLPGDGRSKRKAENGDAQRENKRNPSRADKLPVSVHSEIEETLNKQNGSQDDYFYSKRPVSPLSPPSGILELSKPSVKAQHAEKYNTPPEKDKDSTPQKSQVQKTQPKVEVECVGVSGPLQSLSGSLVPPSNLPLHYRGTVPISDVSHHAEYYMHEAKRLKHRADAMVDKLGKAVNYVDAALSFMECGKAMEEGPLESKSPYTMYAETVELIRYAMKLKSHAGPGASQEDKQLAVLCFRCLALLYWQMFRLKKDNALKYSKVLMDYFKSSPKGPHKPPPWNSAGKESVAPASICSVNIMGSHTGSSRSSAISIPHRIHQMAANHLNITNSVLYSYEYWEVAETLAKENKEFFNYLNTLTGPLTLHSSMAHIVQYTRQGLQWIRISANLS, from the exons ATGACCCAGTCCTGGCCTTACCAGCAGCCCCCAGGGGAAGGGGGCACTCAGCATTTCCTGTACTCACACTCAAAG GAGGGAAAGCAGCCCAATTCACGACACAGACTTG TGAGGGATGGTGTCTCTATGAGGATGCCCTCACGTCCACTCGTGGCCCCTCATAAATC CATGCTCGCTGATGACCTGAAGCTCAGCAGTGACGAAGATGACAAGGATGAG GGAAGTGAGCAAACAACTTCCTGGGCTGATAATGACCG CTTGTCAGGCCAGCAGcagcgccacacacacacacatgtcggAAGAGTGAGACATTCTAGCTCAGGGTCTTCAGGATCAGACCCCTCCAGTGAATGGGAAAGCGATCACAGCCAGCGATCACGCAGCCCGAGCCCAGGGACGCACAACCGGTGCAGGACACCGACCCAGCAGCGGACCTTAAACTGCAGCACAGAG ACGGAGAGTCCACCATCCACACAATGGCAGCTGGACAGGTGGCTTGAGAAAGTCCCTAAAAATCATCAGTCATCTGACCACGACCCAGGTGGAGGACAGCAACGGACTGCGAAATCTGACTGTGGCCGAGGACCATCACCTGGAAGATACTGGAGCAGAGACTCTGAATCCAGACGGGATTACAGTCCATGTGAAAGTCCAGTCCCAAGTCCAAAATTTGACTACAGCCCCAGAAACAGTCCTCATCCCAGTCCAGAATACAGTCCATGCCCCAGTCCAGGAATTAGCCTTGTGCCGAGCCCAGTGCCAAGTGTGTGCCCAAGTCCAGGAGACAGCTTCCAAGGGAGTCGAAGTCCCAGCCCTTTACACCCTCCCAGAAGCCCCAGTCCAAGTTTCTCCTTCACCGCAGTACCTAGTCAAGGTACATATCCTCAGGTCCAGCCACCTCAACAAGAAAGTCCCAGGCATAATGGACGGTCAACCGTTGGCTCTAATCCAGCATACCGGCCCAAAGTAAGGCCATGGGTGCCTCCGGACCACAGTGCCAACCAGAGAAAGGAGTTTAGACCCAAAGACTCTAGATCCAGAGACTCTCTATCCAAACACTCCAGGCCTGGTCCTCCTCAACAACCCCATCATTCCAAGCACAGCTCAACAGAAAAGCCACACAAGGATCTCAAACACAAGCTTGAAAGCAAAAACTCTGAATCAACAAGCAAGCAAAGGTTTAACTCACCTTCAAACcccatttcaaagcatttatcAAAGCAAAGACCAAGCATTAGCCCAAAACCACAAGCCAGTCAATCTACAGATGACCATAGTATTGAACATAATCACAGAAGCAATGAAACTACAGCAGTGTCAATCCACAGTTCACATTCCAAATCAGGCCATTCTTCTCATTTTAATACTCTAAAGAGCTCCGACCGAGGTCCCTCGTCAAAGTCCAGGGACTCTTCCCAAAGCGAAGTCAACAGTCGATCTAGTCACAGCTCGAAGATTAAATCTTTTCCAGATACAAAGCAGTCAAGATCTAAACAGACTGCCCAAAAGAGTTCCAGCCCAAAGCCCAAGACCAAACTAGGGGAGGCCTCAGTGTCCAGAACCGGGCATTCCCAAAAAGATCCAAAGCCCAGAGAGAAAGAGCTAGAGGTGGACAGCCGAGGTAATGCACAGGGAGCAACCCTGGTGCAGACCGGCAAGGAACAGAGACGAAGAAGACTGGCGGAGGAGCAAGTGATAAGGCGTCGCTGGGTTCTGAGTTCTGAAGAAGAGGAAGACAAGGAAGATAGGAGAACAGAGGAAGGGGAAAGAGAGAGGaaacggaggaggaggagggagcaGGAAGTTGAATGGAAGGCAGTGCAGCCCAAGCAAAGACCTCACACCAACAGCCAGCATCACACCCAAAAGGAATACAATGGACACAATCTTGAGGAACAGAGCAAGAAGAAGAGAAGGTGGAGCAATGAGGACATTTCCTCAGGTCTTCATGTGACTGACACTAGCCCTTCTCCTCCACTTTCTCCACCTTTGCCTACTCCTGTCAACAAGCCCACTCACCCATCATCTTccacttcctcctcctcctcatcctcttcatcctcatcttctTCCTCTGATTCAGACTCTGAGTCTAGTCCACCCCGGAATGTTGCCAAAGTCCCTGCAGATTCAACGTCAAACCAAAAAACTGTGTCAAAAAGGAGGCTTGAGAAACAGGGTTCGGGCACTGGTGCTCACCCCCATGGGTCGAGCTTAAACACACCTGAGACTCAAGGTCGGGGCAGACACAAACTCTACACATTGGTGCCTTTTGGCCGAACTGAAAAGTCCCCCACTGTTGCACATCGAGGCCTGAAAAAGCTTGTTGTGAGGATAGACCTCTCGCTTCTGGGTAGAGTCCCTAGTGCAGATGAGATTACAGAGAGACAGTCCTCGTCTTCAGCTTTGTCAACGGGAAAGGCAAAAGAAAAGCCATCGATGAAACACTTGGACCAACTGCCTGGAGATGGCAGAAGTAAAAGAAAA GCTGAAAATGGAGACGCTCAAAGAGAGAATAAGAGAAATCCCTCTCGTGCAGATAAACTACCAGTGTCAGTCCACAGCGAGATTGAGGAAACCCTCAACAAACAAAACGG AAGTCAGGATGATTACTTTTATTCCAAGAGGCCTGTATCCCCATTGTCTCCTCCATCCGGCATACTGGAGCTCTCAAAACCCTCAGTAAAAGCTCAGCATGCAGAGAAGTACAACACACCTCCAGAAAAAGACAAAGATTCAACACCTCAGAAATCACAG GTTCAGAAGACACAGCCCAAGGTAGAGGTGGAGTGTGTGGGGGTGTCAGGACCCCTCCAGTCTCTCTCTGGATCGCTGGTTCCTCCCTCAAACCTTCCGCTTCACTACAGAGGAACTGTACCTATCAGTGATGT CTCTCATCATGCTGAGTACTACATGCATGAAGCCAAGAGGTTGAAACATCGAGCAGATGCTATG GTGGATAAGCTAGGAAAAGCTGTGAATTATGTGGATGCTGCTTTGTCCTTTATGGAGTGCGGTAAAGCCATGGAAGAAGGACCACTGGAGTCCAAGTCCCCTTACACCATGTATGCTGAAACTGTGGAGCTCATAAG ATACGCTATGAAACTTAAGAGTCACGCCGGGCCTGGAGCCAGCCAGGAAGACAAACAGCTAGCTGTACTATG TTTCCGCTGTCTTGCTCTTCTTTACTGGCAAATGTTCAGACTTAAAAAGGACAACGCTCTAAAATACTCCAAAGTCCTGATGGACTACTTCAAG AGCTCTCCAAAAGGACCTCATAAACCCCCTCCTTGGAACAGTGCTGGAAA GGAATCTGTAGCTCCTGCCTCTATTTGCTCTGTCAATATAATGGGATCTCACACAGGGAGCTCACGGAGCAGTGCTATTAGCATTCCCCATCGCAtccaccagatggcagcaaatcACCTCAACATTACCAACAGTGTCCTGTACAGTTATGAGTACTGGGAAGTGGCTGAGACCCTGGCCAAAGAAAACAAAG AATTTTTCAACTATCTGAACACACTGACTGGGCCCCTGACTCTACATAGCAGCATGGCCCATATCGTCCAGTACACCAGGCAAGGGTTGCAGTGGATCCGGATCAGTGCTAATCTATCATAA